A genomic segment from Pseudoxanthomonas sp. CF385 encodes:
- a CDS encoding sodium:solute symporter: protein MKHPAVRSATARIQRAAMHALVLLAWAIVGGAASPAHAESLTTVRQEVLPAPSAGTMGDVHAVGNALVAFHEGTAWQLPAGAKAWQPLPLGADIPVPATWVGAAKGTLYLLQTAGDGQASAGVSVAALEQGRLVLRTLPAWPAPLRDVRLAEAEGQLYAGGLDATGSPRLYQVTLAAASMGWTALDAWPSGGASSLLAQRGDLFATVPGAGGDALWRWHRETGWTPMPALPGRLVPQAARTIGQAHLLYLVSEGGVDAPRLVTFHTITKAWATLPATVPPGVAGVTAWGDGLAWSGPDGKLNTLQLQSGKHLLTWLDWLVIVVYLAAMIGIGLYFYLREKRNSTENFFVGSRTIPFWAAGLSLYAVNTSSISFIAIPAKAFETNWQYLTNNLIAVLGLMFVAVWIVPLLRRLNLMSTFSYLETRFHPSIRMLASALAILMQIGSRMSVILFLPALAISTITGIDVVWSVWLMGGFTIIYTAMGGMKAVIWTDVVQVIVKMGGAIFAILFIVWTLKGGFGEFTQIAMAEDKTKLFDFSFDLTKATVWGFIFLVLFEVVLTFPKDQVLMQRVLSTKSDKEAGRSVWAFAAIMIPGGFVFYGIGTALFVYYKNNPERMNPLLPVDATFPLFIAAELPMGVTGLIIAGIFAAAMATLSGIMNSVATLITVDFYERFAKDTSQKKGVFFAEIMTVVVGLVGIGAALVLSRFDIGSLFDVSIELAGLLGGGFAGAYTLGMFTRRANSQGVAIGIVTAIVLTFVAWWFDLVHPYFYLAISILVCVVVGYLASLFFPAPARSLEGLTIHRQDAVNTAD, encoded by the coding sequence ATGAAACATCCGGCAGTGCGGTCCGCGACCGCCCGCATCCAGCGCGCGGCGATGCATGCGCTCGTGCTGTTGGCTTGGGCGATCGTGGGCGGGGCAGCATCGCCTGCACATGCGGAAAGCCTGACGACGGTGCGGCAGGAGGTGCTGCCTGCGCCCTCCGCCGGCACGATGGGCGATGTCCATGCCGTCGGCAATGCGCTGGTGGCGTTCCACGAGGGCACTGCGTGGCAACTGCCGGCGGGCGCGAAGGCCTGGCAACCGCTCCCCCTCGGTGCGGACATCCCCGTGCCGGCCACCTGGGTCGGCGCCGCCAAAGGCACGCTCTACCTGCTGCAGACAGCGGGCGACGGCCAGGCATCCGCCGGGGTTTCAGTCGCGGCGCTGGAACAGGGGCGGCTGGTGCTGCGCACGCTGCCGGCGTGGCCTGCGCCGCTGCGGGACGTCAGGCTCGCAGAAGCGGAAGGACAGCTGTATGCCGGCGGTCTCGACGCGACAGGCTCACCGCGCCTCTACCAGGTGACGCTCGCCGCCGCATCGATGGGCTGGACCGCGCTCGATGCCTGGCCTTCGGGCGGTGCTTCCAGCCTTCTCGCGCAACGCGGCGACCTGTTCGCGACCGTGCCCGGCGCCGGCGGCGACGCGCTCTGGCGCTGGCATCGGGAAACAGGATGGACGCCGATGCCTGCACTGCCCGGCCGGCTGGTGCCGCAGGCGGCCCGCACGATCGGACAGGCGCACCTGCTGTATCTGGTTTCCGAAGGCGGCGTGGATGCGCCCCGACTGGTGACATTCCACACCATCACCAAGGCCTGGGCCACGCTGCCCGCGACCGTGCCGCCCGGTGTCGCGGGCGTGACGGCCTGGGGTGACGGTCTGGCATGGTCGGGCCCGGATGGCAAGCTCAACACCTTGCAGCTGCAGTCCGGCAAGCACCTGCTGACGTGGCTGGACTGGCTGGTGATCGTGGTCTACCTGGCCGCGATGATCGGCATCGGCCTGTACTTCTACCTGCGCGAGAAGCGCAACTCCACCGAGAACTTCTTCGTCGGCAGCCGCACCATCCCGTTCTGGGCCGCGGGCCTGAGCCTGTATGCGGTCAACACCAGCTCGATCAGCTTCATCGCGATCCCCGCGAAAGCCTTCGAGACCAACTGGCAATACCTCACCAACAACCTCATCGCCGTGCTCGGCCTGATGTTCGTGGCGGTGTGGATCGTGCCGTTGCTGCGCCGGTTGAACCTGATGTCGACGTTCTCCTACCTGGAGACGCGCTTCCACCCGAGCATCCGCATGCTGGCCAGCGCGCTGGCGATCCTGATGCAGATCGGCAGCCGGATGAGCGTGATCCTGTTCCTGCCGGCGCTCGCCATCTCCACCATCACCGGCATCGACGTGGTCTGGAGCGTGTGGCTGATGGGTGGGTTCACCATCATCTACACCGCGATGGGCGGCATGAAGGCGGTCATCTGGACGGACGTGGTCCAGGTCATCGTGAAGATGGGCGGTGCGATCTTCGCGATCCTCTTCATCGTCTGGACGCTGAAGGGCGGCTTCGGCGAGTTCACCCAGATCGCGATGGCGGAGGACAAGACGAAGCTGTTCGATTTCAGCTTCGACCTGACCAAGGCCACGGTCTGGGGCTTCATCTTCCTCGTGCTGTTCGAGGTGGTGCTGACCTTCCCGAAGGACCAGGTGCTGATGCAGCGCGTGCTGTCGACGAAGTCGGACAAGGAAGCCGGGCGCTCGGTGTGGGCCTTCGCCGCGATCATGATTCCCGGCGGTTTCGTCTTCTACGGCATCGGCACGGCGCTGTTCGTCTACTACAAGAACAATCCCGAGCGGATGAATCCCCTGCTGCCGGTCGACGCGACCTTCCCGCTGTTCATCGCCGCGGAACTGCCGATGGGCGTGACCGGCCTGATCATCGCCGGCATCTTCGCCGCCGCGATGGCGACGCTGTCGGGCATCATGAATTCGGTGGCCACGCTGATCACCGTCGACTTCTACGAGCGTTTCGCCAAGGACACGTCGCAGAAGAAGGGCGTGTTCTTCGCCGAGATCATGACGGTGGTGGTCGGCTTGGTCGGCATTGGCGCCGCGCTGGTGCTGTCGCGTTTCGACATCGGTTCGCTGTTCGACGTATCGATCGAGTTGGCCGGCCTGCTCGGCGGCGGTTTCGCCGGCGCGTACACGCTGGGCATGTTCACCCGCCGGGCGAATTCGCAGGGCGTGGCGATCGGCATCGTCACCGCGATCGTGCTGACGTTCGTGGCGTGGTGGTTCGACCTCGTGCACCCGTATTTCTACCTGGCCATCTCCATCCTGGTCTGCGTGGTGGTGGGTTACCTGGCCAGCCTGTTCTTCCCGGCGCCCGCGCGTTCGCTGGAGGGCCTGACGATCCACCGGCAGGACGCCGTGAACACGGCCGACTGA
- a CDS encoding LysR family transcriptional regulator, whose amino-acid sequence MDTQFLNTFVVVADRGSMAAAARVLNITPAAVAQQIRTLERELGAPLIARAGRTVSLTEEGSRILQRARDLLRDVADMRSVANDSEVSGELRLGACPTALAGMLPDILARMVDAFPQINVYIRPGYSAELYRAVENGELDAALVLQAPYNLPKTCDWQLLREEPLVVIAPARLAGRDPHELLRSEPLIRYDRNQWGGRVADDYLRRAGIVPHERFELNGLNAIAVMVDRGLGVSLVPDWAKPWPEGLDLVRIPLPMPSEPRRIGMVWSRSTVRIRLVTVLLQESRATAGQP is encoded by the coding sequence GTGGACACCCAGTTCCTGAATACCTTCGTGGTGGTCGCCGACCGGGGCTCGATGGCCGCGGCAGCGCGCGTGCTCAACATCACCCCGGCCGCCGTCGCCCAGCAGATCCGCACGCTGGAACGCGAACTCGGCGCGCCGCTGATCGCGCGCGCCGGTCGCACCGTCAGCCTGACCGAGGAGGGCTCGCGCATCCTGCAGCGCGCCCGCGACCTGCTGCGCGATGTGGCCGACATGCGCAGCGTCGCCAACGACAGTGAAGTCTCCGGCGAATTGCGGCTGGGCGCCTGTCCCACCGCGCTGGCCGGCATGCTGCCCGACATCCTGGCGCGCATGGTCGATGCCTTCCCGCAGATCAACGTCTACATCCGCCCCGGCTATTCAGCGGAGCTGTACCGTGCCGTGGAGAACGGCGAGCTGGATGCCGCGCTCGTCCTGCAGGCGCCCTACAACCTGCCCAAGACCTGCGACTGGCAGCTGTTGCGCGAGGAGCCGCTGGTGGTCATCGCCCCGGCGCGCCTGGCCGGCCGCGATCCGCACGAATTGCTGCGCAGCGAGCCGCTGATCCGCTACGACCGCAACCAGTGGGGCGGCCGCGTGGCGGACGATTACCTGCGCCGCGCCGGCATCGTGCCGCACGAGCGCTTCGAACTGAACGGGCTCAACGCCATCGCCGTCATGGTGGACCGCGGCCTGGGCGTGTCGCTGGTGCCGGACTGGGCCAAGCCGTGGCCCGAGGGCCTGGACCTGGTCCGCATCCCCCTGCCGATGCCCAGCGAACCGCGCCGCATCGGCATGGTGTGGTCGCGTTCGACGGTGCGGATCCGCCTGGTGACCGTGCTGCTGCAGGAAAGCCGTGCCACGGCGGGGCAACCCTGA
- a CDS encoding TonB-dependent receptor, with translation MKQVPAAFGVFLLAAAVSASVKAQQNTPLPPQDATTEEAKAKDAVDLDQVIVTGVRAPKAVDKIPGAVSLVSKEEIAHTLLVTEDATAVLARTVPGYAEASQAMSNSGETLRGRVALRLFDGVPQGSPLRDGSRNATFTDMGIVGRVEVINGPSASEGVGASGGIINYISTVPTKEGSEFRFLSRYSTQFKDDSAGWKLGLNYAYKQDNYDLVAGVSRIDRGMGYDADGVRLGMNTSGSLHDSVTRNLFVKGGINFGEDLEKRLQVSYSDFKIEGNGNYIQVDGCRYEPGWCEDPHPNTSERGHIFGSKAEFNDFRQINVQYTDADFFGGTLNLNAYWADQAMRYPPENGSDRQDPDIPPNGPDGLIWDQSEINSDKVGFRPSWVRGQLFGVDGLELRAGVDWVRDKADQRLALTNRLWVPPMTYESVAPYAQLSWDVGPLTFSGGIRHEDGELSVDDYTTTWFRNRVFVEGGTLSYTETLYNLGAIWRITDQWSVFAAYGEGFGLPNVGIPLRNINYPGQSVNGIIDLQPIVVDNREVGVNWRGDATSFSASYYDSQADFGTSLAIDPATNDFVLNRAPTRIKGFEFSGDWNINEDWKLSGIYSRIRGKTAFWNADTIGRYPAGGLNKPMGALDVNPDKIALSVRWKFNEDGDVTLGSTTLLSRDLTGSDVREFDGATYSYSEHTTGYTLFDLGMNYRVEKWGRFSLGVENLANKQYILTWSQVPGFRNYWAGRGRMYSFTYEYTF, from the coding sequence ATGAAACAGGTACCCGCCGCGTTCGGCGTCTTCTTGCTGGCCGCCGCCGTCAGCGCCAGCGTCAAGGCCCAACAGAACACTCCGCTGCCGCCGCAGGACGCGACGACCGAAGAAGCCAAGGCCAAGGACGCCGTCGACCTGGATCAGGTGATCGTCACCGGCGTGCGCGCACCGAAAGCCGTGGACAAGATCCCTGGCGCGGTGTCGCTGGTCAGCAAGGAAGAAATCGCACACACGCTGTTGGTCACCGAAGACGCGACCGCCGTGCTGGCGCGCACCGTGCCCGGCTACGCGGAAGCCTCCCAGGCCATGAGCAACAGCGGCGAGACGCTGCGCGGACGCGTGGCGCTGCGCCTGTTCGACGGCGTGCCGCAGGGCTCGCCGTTGCGCGACGGCAGCCGCAATGCGACGTTCACCGACATGGGCATCGTCGGCCGCGTGGAAGTGATCAACGGTCCTTCCGCCTCGGAAGGCGTGGGCGCATCGGGCGGCATCATCAACTACATCTCCACCGTGCCGACCAAGGAAGGCAGCGAGTTCCGCTTCCTGAGCCGCTACTCCACCCAGTTCAAGGACGACAGCGCCGGCTGGAAGCTGGGCCTGAACTACGCCTACAAGCAGGACAACTACGACCTGGTCGCCGGCGTGTCGAGGATCGACCGCGGCATGGGATACGACGCCGACGGCGTGCGCCTGGGCATGAACACCAGTGGTTCGCTGCACGATTCGGTGACCCGCAACCTGTTCGTCAAGGGCGGCATCAACTTCGGCGAAGATCTCGAGAAGCGCCTGCAGGTCAGCTACAGCGACTTCAAGATCGAAGGCAACGGCAACTACATCCAGGTCGACGGCTGCCGCTACGAGCCGGGTTGGTGCGAAGACCCGCACCCGAACACCTCGGAGCGCGGCCATATCTTCGGCAGCAAGGCGGAGTTCAACGACTTCCGCCAGATCAACGTGCAGTACACGGACGCCGATTTCTTCGGCGGCACGCTGAACCTCAACGCCTACTGGGCCGACCAGGCCATGCGCTATCCGCCGGAGAACGGCAGCGATCGCCAGGACCCGGATATCCCGCCCAATGGTCCGGATGGCCTGATCTGGGACCAGTCCGAGATCAATTCGGACAAGGTCGGCTTCCGCCCTTCGTGGGTGCGCGGCCAGCTGTTCGGCGTGGATGGCCTGGAGTTGCGCGCGGGCGTGGACTGGGTGCGCGACAAGGCCGACCAGCGCCTGGCGCTGACCAACCGCCTGTGGGTGCCGCCGATGACGTATGAAAGCGTCGCGCCGTACGCGCAGCTGAGCTGGGATGTCGGTCCGTTGACCTTCAGCGGCGGCATCCGCCACGAGGACGGCGAACTCAGCGTGGACGACTACACCACGACCTGGTTCCGCAATCGCGTGTTCGTGGAAGGCGGCACGCTGTCGTACACCGAGACGCTGTACAACCTGGGCGCCATCTGGCGCATCACCGACCAGTGGTCCGTGTTCGCGGCGTATGGCGAAGGCTTCGGCCTGCCGAACGTCGGCATCCCGTTGCGCAACATCAATTATCCGGGCCAGAGCGTCAACGGCATCATCGACCTTCAGCCGATCGTGGTCGACAACCGCGAGGTGGGCGTCAACTGGCGTGGCGACGCGACCTCGTTCAGTGCGTCGTACTACGACTCCCAGGCTGATTTCGGCACCTCGCTGGCGATCGATCCCGCCACCAACGACTTCGTGCTGAACCGTGCACCGACCCGCATCAAGGGCTTCGAATTCTCCGGCGACTGGAACATCAACGAAGACTGGAAGCTGAGCGGCATCTACTCGCGCATCCGCGGCAAGACCGCCTTCTGGAACGCGGACACCATCGGTCGCTATCCCGCCGGCGGTCTGAACAAGCCGATGGGTGCGCTGGACGTCAACCCGGACAAGATCGCGCTGAGCGTGCGCTGGAAGTTCAACGAAGACGGCGACGTGACCCTGGGCTCGACCACGCTGCTGTCGCGCGACCTGACCGGCAGCGACGTGCGCGAATTCGATGGCGCCACCTACTCGTACTCCGAGCACACCACCGGCTACACGCTGTTCGACCTGGGCATGAACTACCGGGTCGAGAAGTGGGGCCGCTTCTCGCTGGGCGTCGAGAACCTCGCGAACAAGCAGTACATCCTGACCTGGTCGCAGGTCCCGGGCTTCCGCAACTACTGGGCGGGCCGTGGCCGCATGTACTCCTTCACCTACGAGTACACGTTCTGA
- a CDS encoding serine hydrolase domain-containing protein, whose product MPALPHAASTRAVASPGRRGFWMVLMLSLAACATATPPSSAPARAPMDAVLAQATGETGYLGAVALVADHGTVVYRGTFGHADLQGRQRLREDAIFRIYSMTKPVTSVAALMLVEEGRLQLDAPVATYLPAFAGLRRLDGGSVEAHVLVPVQRPLTVRHLLTHTAGFATGGDDIRVATALLQAQAPEDAPDLAGYADRVARAPLATEPGTRFRYDGVNTEILARVIEVASGQPFDAFLRTRILLPLRMDDTGFDVPAAQRGRIMPLTTRDAQGRRKLADTPSAREPGVRLRAYTSGAGGLYSTAADYLRFARMLAEGGVLDGVRLLREDTVAMMMSDQLGRFDPPVPAPEPGEGFGLGGYVVTDPATSARPGSRGQFGWSGAASTYFTIDRERGLVILLMSQHLPSGDAPALPKIATPFYRAVYEAVTP is encoded by the coding sequence ATGCCGGCACTCCCCCACGCTGCGTCCACCCGCGCCGTCGCCTCTCCCGGGCGGCGCGGGTTCTGGATGGTCCTGATGCTCTCGCTCGCCGCCTGTGCGACGGCCACGCCGCCGTCCAGCGCGCCTGCACGCGCACCGATGGATGCCGTGCTGGCGCAGGCCACCGGTGAAACGGGGTATCTGGGTGCGGTCGCTCTGGTGGCCGACCACGGCACCGTGGTGTACCGCGGCACGTTCGGGCATGCCGATCTGCAGGGTCGGCAGCGGCTGCGCGAGGACGCGATCTTCCGCATCTATTCGATGACCAAGCCCGTCACCTCGGTGGCGGCACTGATGCTGGTGGAAGAGGGTCGACTGCAGCTCGATGCCCCGGTCGCCACCTACCTGCCGGCGTTCGCCGGCCTGCGGCGTCTCGACGGTGGCAGCGTCGAGGCGCATGTGCTGGTGCCGGTGCAGCGACCGCTGACCGTTCGGCACCTGCTGACGCATACGGCCGGGTTCGCCACGGGCGGCGACGACATTCGCGTCGCGACGGCCCTGCTGCAGGCGCAGGCACCGGAAGACGCCCCGGATCTCGCTGGCTATGCCGACCGCGTCGCACGCGCGCCGCTGGCGACGGAACCGGGCACACGCTTCCGCTACGACGGCGTCAATACCGAAATCCTCGCCCGCGTGATCGAGGTGGCGAGCGGGCAACCGTTCGATGCTTTCCTGCGCACGCGCATCCTGCTGCCGTTGCGGATGGACGACACCGGATTCGACGTGCCTGCCGCGCAGCGAGGTCGCATCATGCCGCTCACCACACGCGACGCGCAGGGTCGGCGAAAATTGGCCGATACACCGTCTGCACGAGAGCCCGGCGTCCGGCTGCGCGCCTACACCAGTGGTGCCGGCGGCCTGTATTCCACCGCCGCCGACTACCTGCGTTTCGCCCGCATGCTCGCCGAAGGTGGTGTGCTGGACGGGGTGCGCCTGCTGCGCGAGGACACGGTGGCGATGATGATGTCCGACCAGCTGGGCCGCTTCGATCCACCGGTACCCGCGCCCGAACCGGGCGAGGGCTTCGGCCTGGGCGGCTATGTCGTCACCGATCCGGCCACCAGCGCACGGCCGGGATCGCGCGGGCAGTTCGGCTGGTCCGGTGCCGCGTCCACGTACTTCACCATCGACCGCGAGCGCGGCCTGGTGATCCTGCTGATGTCGCAACACCTGCCGTCGGGCGATGCGCCGGCGCTGCCGAAGATCGCCACGCCGTTCTACCGCGCGGTCTACGAAGCGGTGACGCCGTGA
- a CDS encoding ribokinase, with protein sequence MSRGHGGVLVAGSANLDFVVRAAHVPAPGETVLGRAFATFPGGKGGNQAVASARAGGAPTRMLLALGDDPYAAVLETALTDADVVLHIVRVPDTASGTAFICLSDDAENAITVAPGANAGLLPHHLPSLRGISHLLLQLETPLESVASYARLAREAGVRVVLNAAPATTLPPGLLDSVDVLVVNEGELATLAGEGSVAAQAARLPVPCVVVTLGARGCFARRGAEIFLQPAFPIEAVDTTAAGDTFCGALAARLAEHAGLADALRFASAASALACTRLGAQTSIPTRPEVEAWLAGRDDAGSRQAALATYCSLPGS encoded by the coding sequence GTGAGCCGCGGCCACGGCGGCGTGCTGGTCGCGGGATCGGCGAACCTCGATTTCGTCGTGCGCGCGGCCCATGTGCCGGCACCGGGCGAGACCGTGCTCGGCCGCGCGTTCGCGACGTTCCCCGGCGGAAAGGGCGGCAACCAGGCCGTGGCCAGCGCGCGTGCCGGCGGCGCGCCCACGCGCATGCTGCTGGCGCTCGGCGACGACCCGTATGCCGCGGTCCTCGAAACCGCACTGACCGACGCGGACGTCGTCCTGCACATCGTGCGCGTACCCGACACCGCCAGCGGTACCGCCTTCATCTGCCTGTCCGACGACGCGGAGAACGCGATCACCGTCGCACCGGGCGCCAATGCCGGACTGCTGCCGCACCACCTGCCGTCGCTGCGCGGGATCAGCCACCTGCTGCTGCAGCTGGAGACGCCGCTGGAGAGCGTGGCGAGCTATGCGCGGCTCGCCCGCGAGGCCGGCGTGCGCGTGGTGCTGAATGCCGCGCCGGCCACGACGCTGCCGCCCGGCCTGCTGGACAGCGTCGACGTGCTCGTCGTCAACGAGGGCGAACTGGCCACGCTCGCCGGCGAGGGCAGCGTGGCCGCCCAGGCGGCGCGACTGCCGGTGCCGTGCGTGGTCGTCACGCTCGGCGCGCGGGGCTGTTTCGCGCGCCGCGGCGCGGAAATCTTCCTGCAGCCTGCGTTCCCGATCGAAGCCGTCGATACCACCGCGGCCGGCGACACGTTCTGCGGCGCGCTGGCCGCACGCCTGGCCGAACATGCGGGACTGGCGGACGCGCTACGCTTCGCCAGCGCGGCTTCCGCACTGGCCTGTACCCGGCTGGGCGCGCAGACCAGCATCCCGACCCGCCCGGAAGTCGAAGCCTGGCTCGCCGGGCGTGACGACGCGGGCTCGCGACAGGCCGCCCTGGCGACCTACTGCAGCCTTCCCGGTTCCTGA
- a CDS encoding SUMF1/EgtB/PvdO family nonheme iron enzyme has protein sequence MSLPSSSDSHDAAGHDDAPHVVKTEYKFSHVTTQRYLPTPGKAPGWPFADIGQWKIDANASADDWVAELKDWRREHLTRIGYDDANYRRPELQWAQRNFVHAQVMVEDRYLYDPVAGRYTVDRYLDDLDARFGGLDSVLLWCVYPNIGVDDRNQFDLARSLPGGLEALRGAVDDFHRRGVRVFLTTMPWDNGTRDEGGPDWQAIAEIVKAVGADGINGDTYNGVPRAFFDACDALGHPVVVQPESTISAEEHLIWNVQSWGKKAPNEVVPPVAKFKWLEPRHMINYENRWGRDRNHDLQYIFFNGVGYNAWENVWGLWNQLTPRDAESLRRIAAIYRRFPSLFVSLDWRPYERTLQAGIFASRFPGEWRMLWTLVNRHEYPIEGEQLAVPHVEGTRYFDLWNGTPLQPRIIDGQAILETTLEGRGFGALLASRGETDEEGLDAFLAQMAERAATSLSSLSAKWTALPQTLQAIAPTAPQATAPEGMVTIPAGEFLFAVQGIEIEGQVWEGVDVQYPWEPTARRHHRRRMQVAAFHIDRHPVTNAQFKAFIDATSYAPQDAQHFLRDWRNGAPQAGWEHKPVTWVSLEDARAYAAWACKRLPHGWEWQYAAQGTDGRLYPWGDAWRDDAAPPVFRGRTLPPPADVGAHPMGASPFGVMDLVGHVWQWTDEFHDEHTRAAVVRGGSDYEPRTSHWYFPQAKRLDQHGKLLLMAPGKDRSGRIGFRCVVDAA, from the coding sequence ATGAGCCTTCCCTCTTCTTCCGATTCCCACGATGCCGCCGGGCATGACGACGCGCCGCACGTGGTGAAGACCGAGTACAAGTTTTCGCACGTCACCACCCAGCGCTACCTGCCGACGCCGGGCAAGGCACCCGGCTGGCCGTTCGCCGATATCGGCCAATGGAAGATCGATGCCAATGCGTCGGCCGACGACTGGGTCGCCGAGCTCAAGGATTGGCGGCGCGAACACCTGACCCGCATCGGCTACGACGACGCCAACTACCGCCGGCCGGAACTGCAGTGGGCGCAGCGCAACTTCGTGCATGCGCAGGTGATGGTCGAGGACCGGTATCTCTACGATCCCGTCGCCGGCCGCTACACCGTCGACCGTTACCTCGATGATCTGGACGCGCGCTTCGGCGGCCTCGACAGCGTGCTGCTGTGGTGCGTGTATCCCAACATCGGCGTGGACGACCGCAACCAGTTCGACCTGGCGCGCAGCCTGCCCGGCGGACTCGAGGCCCTGCGCGGCGCCGTCGACGATTTCCACCGTCGTGGCGTGCGCGTGTTCCTCACCACCATGCCGTGGGACAACGGCACCCGCGACGAAGGCGGGCCGGACTGGCAGGCCATCGCGGAGATCGTCAAGGCGGTCGGTGCGGACGGCATCAATGGCGACACCTACAACGGCGTGCCGCGCGCGTTCTTCGACGCGTGCGACGCGCTCGGCCATCCGGTGGTCGTACAGCCGGAGTCCACGATCAGCGCCGAGGAGCACCTGATCTGGAACGTGCAGAGCTGGGGCAAGAAGGCGCCGAACGAAGTCGTGCCGCCGGTGGCGAAGTTCAAGTGGCTGGAACCGCGCCACATGATCAACTACGAGAACCGCTGGGGCCGCGACCGCAACCACGATCTGCAGTACATCTTCTTCAATGGCGTGGGCTACAACGCGTGGGAGAACGTGTGGGGCCTGTGGAACCAGCTGACCCCGCGCGATGCGGAATCGCTGCGCCGGATCGCCGCGATCTACCGCCGCTTCCCGTCGCTGTTCGTCAGCCTGGACTGGCGCCCGTACGAACGCACGCTGCAGGCGGGCATCTTCGCCAGCCGCTTCCCGGGCGAGTGGCGCATGCTGTGGACCCTGGTCAACCGCCACGAGTATCCGATCGAAGGCGAACAGCTTGCCGTGCCGCATGTCGAAGGCACGCGATACTTCGATCTGTGGAACGGCACGCCACTGCAACCGCGCATCATCGACGGCCAGGCGATCCTCGAGACCACGCTGGAAGGCCGGGGCTTCGGCGCGCTGTTGGCGTCGCGCGGGGAGACGGACGAAGAAGGCCTCGATGCATTTCTCGCCCAGATGGCCGAGCGTGCCGCCACATCGCTGTCTTCGCTGTCAGCCAAATGGACCGCATTGCCGCAGACCCTGCAGGCGATCGCTCCGACGGCGCCGCAGGCCACCGCGCCCGAGGGCATGGTGACGATTCCTGCTGGCGAGTTTCTGTTCGCCGTGCAGGGCATCGAGATCGAAGGGCAGGTGTGGGAGGGCGTGGACGTGCAGTACCCGTGGGAACCCACGGCGCGTCGCCACCATCGCCGTCGCATGCAGGTCGCCGCCTTCCACATCGATCGCCACCCTGTGACGAACGCGCAGTTCAAGGCCTTCATCGACGCGACGTCGTATGCCCCGCAGGATGCGCAGCATTTCCTGCGCGACTGGCGCAACGGCGCGCCGCAGGCGGGGTGGGAACACAAGCCCGTTACCTGGGTGTCGCTGGAAGACGCACGCGCCTACGCGGCGTGGGCGTGCAAGCGCCTGCCGCATGGCTGGGAATGGCAGTACGCGGCGCAGGGCACCGATGGCCGGCTGTATCCATGGGGCGATGCCTGGCGCGACGACGCCGCACCGCCGGTGTTCCGCGGCCGCACCTTGCCGCCGCCGGCCGACGTGGGCGCGCATCCTATGGGTGCGAGTCCGTTCGGCGTGATGGATCTGGTGGGTCACGTCTGGCAGTGGACCGACGAGTTCCACGATGAGCACACGCGCGCCGCCGTCGTGCGCGGCGGCAGCGATTATGAGCCGCGCACCTCGCACTGGTATTTCCCGCAGGCCAAGCGGTTGGACCAGCACGGCAAGCTGCTGCTGATGGCGCCGGGCAAGGACCGCTCCGGGCGTATCGGCTTCCGTTGCGTGGTGGACGCGGCGTGA